From the Pirellulales bacterium genome, one window contains:
- a CDS encoding sigma-70 family RNA polymerase sigma factor — translation MTALEETEELTNEKLELVARVRAAQQGDREAFGQLVEQFQGVVFGTALRRLRDRGEAQELAQEVFVQALRKIGQLRQPECFGGWLRAIANRLAINRQVRRGPVITAERETLEAISQDTDTPLANVLAAERRRQVRAGLRRLGPLDRKTLVAFYVKGHSLIEMSDEFHSPVGTIKRRLHVARKRLARELEELAPA, via the coding sequence ATGACCGCCCTTGAAGAGACCGAAGAACTGACGAACGAGAAGCTGGAGTTGGTGGCACGGGTGCGCGCCGCCCAACAGGGCGACCGCGAGGCCTTCGGCCAACTGGTCGAGCAGTTTCAGGGGGTCGTGTTCGGCACGGCCCTGCGGCGGCTGCGCGACCGGGGCGAGGCGCAGGAACTGGCCCAAGAGGTGTTCGTGCAGGCCCTGCGCAAGATCGGCCAACTCCGGCAGCCGGAGTGCTTCGGCGGCTGGCTGCGGGCGATCGCCAACCGGTTGGCGATCAACCGGCAGGTGCGTCGTGGTCCGGTCATCACGGCCGAGCGCGAGACGTTGGAGGCGATCAGCCAGGACACCGACACGCCGTTGGCCAACGTGCTGGCGGCCGAGCGTCGGCGTCAGGTGCGGGCAGGTCTGCGCCGGCTGGGACCGCTCGACCGCAAGACGCTGGTGGCGTTCTACGTCAAGGGCCACTCCTTGATCGAGATGAGCGACGAGTTCCACTCGCCGGTCGGCACGATCAAGCGCCGGCTGCACGTGGCCCGGAAGCGGCTGGCCCGCGAGCTGGAGGAGCTGGCTCCGGCGTAA